A window of Saccharomyces paradoxus chromosome XI, complete sequence contains these coding sequences:
- the DEF1 gene encoding DNA damage-responsive RNA polymerase-degradation factor DEF1 (RNAPII degradation factor~similar to YKL054C): protein MSTQFRKSNHNSHSNKKLNPALKSKIDTLTELFPDWTSDDLIDIVQEYDDLETIIDKITSGAVTRWDEVKKPAKKEKHEKKEQQHSYVPQQHLPNPEDDITYKSSNNSNSFTSTKHNSSNNYTQARNKKKVQTPRAHPTGKHVNIDKGKHVPSKPVSNTTSWAAAVSVDTKNDIPQDSNDDNNEELEGQEQEEQEKNQEKEQSEEQQQQESHNNKEERKQIEQPSLPSKKTSKTSASQPKKMSWAAIATPKPKVVKKAESPLENVDELKKEISEIKEDENSEAGEQGNEQEIPVQEQEAETAEPSEESEDRAPEVNEEKSEEAEEKEQEKEEELEAEELEQEQEQDNVAAPEEEVTVVEEKVEISAVISEPSEDQANTVPQQQQLQLQPQQQQQQQQQQQQQPQQQQPQQPQQQQPQQQQQQQQQQQQQPVQAQAQAQEEQLSQNYYTQQQQQQYAQQQHQLQQQYLSQQQQYAQQQQQHPQPQTQQPQSQQSPQSQKQGNNVAAQQYYMYQNQFPGYSYPGMFDSQGYAYGQQYQQLAQNNAQTSGNANQYNFQQGYGQAGANTAAAANLTSAAAAAAASPATAHAQPQQQQPYGGSFMPYYAHFYQQSFPYGQPQYGVAGQYPYQLPKNNYNYYQTQNGQEQQSPNQAVAQHAEDSQQKQSQQPQQQQPQGQPQPEVQMQNGQPVNPQQQMQFQQYYQFQQQQQQAAAAAAAAAQQGVPYGYNGYDYNSKNSRGFY, encoded by the coding sequence atgtCTACACAATTTAGGAAGTCAAATCATAATAGTCatagtaataaaaaactaAATCCTGCGCTAAAGTCCAAAATAGACACGCTTACAGAATTGTTCCCTGACTGGACGAGTGATGATTTAATTGATATAGTTCAGGAATatgatgatttggaaactataattgataaaattacTTCTGGCGCAGTGACAAGATGGGATGAAGTAAAGAAACCTGccaagaaggaaaagcaCGAAAAGAAGGAACAACAACACTCATATGTTCCTCAACAACATTTGCCAAACCCtgaagatgatattacATACAAGAGTTCTAATAATAGCAATTCTTTTACTTCTACAAAGCAtaacagcagcaacaactATACTCAAGCCAGAAATAAGAAGAAGGTACAAACACCACGAGCTCATCCAACTGGAAAACATGTCAATATCGACAAGGGAAAGCACGTTCCATCTAAGCCTGTTTCAAATACTACATCGTGGGCAGCAGCCGTTTCTGTAGATACTAAAAACGACATTCCTCAAGATTCAAAcgatgataataatgaagaattagaagggcaagaacaagaagagcaggaaaaaaatcaagaaaaggagCAATCAgaagaacaacaacagcaagaaAGTCATAATAACAAAGAAGAACGCAAACAAATAGAACAACCTTCTTTaccttcaaagaaaacttcCAAAACATCTGCTTCAcaaccaaagaaaatgtcATGGGCTGCAATTGCTACACCAAAACCAAAAGTTGTTAAGAAGGCCGAATCCCCTCTTGAAAACGTtgatgaattgaagaaagaaataagcGAGATTAAGGAGGACGAAAATTCGGAAGCTGGAGAGCAAGGtaatgaacaagaaatcCCTGTACAAGAACAGGAGGCGGAGACTGCTGAACCTTCTGAAGAAAGTGAAGACAGAGCCCCTGAAGTGAACGAGGAAAAATCcgaagaagctgaagaaaaggaacaagaaaaagaagaggaacTGGAAGCGGAAGAACTggaacaagaacaagaacaagataATGTTGCTGctccagaagaagaagttacAGTTgtcgaagaaaaagttgaaattaGTGCTGTTATTTCAGAACCTTCAGAAGATCAAGCTAATACTGTTCctcaacagcaacaactACAACTACAAccacaacagcaacaacaacaacaacaacagcaacaacaacaaccacaacaacaacaaccacaacaaccacaacaacaacaaccacaacaacaacaacaacaacaacaacaacaacaacaacaacctGTACAAGCTCAAGCTCAGGCTCAAGAAGAACAATTATCTCAAAACTACTACACccaacagcagcagcaacaataCGCTCAACAACAGCATCAATTACAACAACAGTATCTATCCCAGCAACAGCAATATGCtcagcagcaacagcagcatCCCCAACCACAAACACAACAGCCTCAATCACAACAAAGTCCACAAAGTCAAAAGCAAGGGAACAACGTGGCTGCTCAACAGTACTACATGTACCAGAACCAGTTCCCTGGATATTCTTATCCAGGTATGTTTGATTCGCAAGGATACGCGTACGGTCAACAATACCAACAACTTGCTCAAAACAACGCACAAACTAGTGGTAATGCTAACCAATATAATTTCCAACAAGGTTATGGTCAAGCAGGTGCCAACACTGCTGCCGCCGCCAACTTAACCAGTGCTGCTGCCGCCGCTGCCGCTTCTCCAGCTACAGCACATGCCCAAcctcaacaacaacaaccatACGGAGGCTCATTCATGCCATACTATGCTCACTTTTACCAACAGTCATTCCCATACGGTCAACCTCAATATGGTGTAGCCGGTCAATATCCATATCAGTTACCAAAGAATAATTACAATTATTACCAGACTCAAAACGGTCAGGAGCAGCAGAGTCCTAACCAAGCTGTTGCCCAGCATGCTGAAGACTCTCAACAGAAGCAATCGCAACAAccacagcaacagcaaccGCAAGGCCAACCTCAACCGGAAGTTCAAATGCAAAATGGACAACCTGTCAACCCACAACAGCAAATGCAATTCCAACAATACTATCAAttccaacaacaacagcaacaggCTGCTGCCGCTGCCGCTGCCGCTGCCCAACAAGGTGTACCATATGGCTACAACGGTTATGATTACAAttctaaaaattcaagGGGTTTCTATTAA
- the MDM35 gene encoding Mdm35p (similar to YKL053C), translating to MGNIMSASFAPECTDLKTKYDSCFNEWYSEKFLKGKSVENECSKQWYAYTTCVNAALVKQGIKPALDEAREEAPFENGGKLKEADK from the coding sequence ATGGGGAATATAATGTCAGCTAGTTTTGCGCCAGAATGCACCGACTTAAAAACGAAATATGATAGTTGCTTCAATGAATGGTACAGcgaaaaatttctgaagGGAAAATCCGTTGAGAACGAGTGCTCAAAACAATGGTATGCTTACACTACATGTGTTAACGCAGCTCTCGTCAAACAAGGTATCAAGCCTGCTCTAGACGAAGCAAGGGAGGAGGCGCCGTTTGAAAATGGCGGTAAACTAAAAGAAGCTGATAAATGA
- the ASK1 gene encoding Ask1p (Essential subunit of the Dam1 complex (aka DASH complex)~similar to YKL052C), with amino-acid sequence MGSVSKEETLEKLDQEITVNLQKIDSNLSFCFHKITQDIIPHVATYSEICERIMDSTEWLGTMFQETGLVNLQANAAAPVKNAPVKGVILNNNAGILSTSAEDVSRESQTCNGSDELNSAVGFNRNAHSVFTNDSTDDFHTANITSTGQILKLPDSSDEDTGTDVLPSRDQRDLTGEGHDDADNEQDESTIQRQSRKRKISLLLQQQYGSSSSMVPSPIVPNKMRKQLAHEEHTNNGGDDDDENSNNIESSPLKQGQADKDNEGPDEEESTKEVPKPGTIIHFSTNR; translated from the coding sequence ATGGGTTCTGtaagcaaagaagaaacatTGGAAAAACTGGATCAAGAGATCACGGTGAACCTGCAAAAGATAGACTCTAATTTAAGTTTCTGCTTTCATAAGATCACCCAGGACATCATCCCACACGTCGCCACATATTCAGAAATATGTGAGCGGATCATGGATAGCACCGAATGGCTGGGGACTATGTTCCAAGAGACTGGGTTGGTGAATTTGCAGGCCAATGCAGCTGCACCAGTGAAAAACGCCCCAGTAAAAGGCGTTATTTTGAACAATAATGCGGGTATACTCTCTACCTCCGCTGAAGATGTGAGTAGGGAGTCTCAGACGTGCAATGGTTCTGATGAGCTGAATTCAGCCGTAGGCTTCAACCGGAACGCACATTCTGTGTTTACTAACGACAGTACGGACGATTTCCACACAGCAAATATAACATCCACGGGACAGATATTGAAACTTCCAGACTCTAGCGACGAAGATACTGGCACAGATGTACTGCCTTCAAGGGACCAAAGAGACCTTACGGGCGAGGGTCATGATGACGCTGATAATGAGCAGGACGAAAGTACAATACAGAGACAAAGTCGCAAAAGAAAGATCTCGCTACTTTTGCAGCAGCAGTACGGGTCCAGCTCTAGTATGGTACCGTCTCCGATTGTGCCCAATAAAATGCGGAAGCAATTGGCTCATGAGGAACACACTAACAACGGCGGcgatgacgacgatgagAACAGCAACAATATAGAGAGTTCGCCTTTAAAGCAGGGACAAGCGGACAAAGACAACGAAGGCCccgatgaagaagagagtACGAAAGAAGTACCAAAGCCTGGAACCatcattcatttttctaCGAATAGATAG
- the SFK1 gene encoding Sfk1p (Plasma membrane protein that may act to generate normal levels of PI4P~similar to YKL051W) — MLQFKSPGNWLFIVPWIAFIPWYGMLIAMLICWASQGHPIYWFMHTEQFPVYISDIGATNLRPLFISCAGWQGLGYVITVALEFFQRSGYLPFQLKKKDPSISDSTSYAEKLRSGKYLMPPYYTKDERNLIFAAFVLGGIGELGLLFCSIFSTARYHHVHIAMVSVFVVFMFLSTCCLIAEYFLMGRHYASIHPLASPHFNPQSSEKSFNQGYNTVDELPWYKWEGHIWNKFTISATLKVIWLTLAVVWAICFGAINDGSKSACFEWLLAFWFGILFMILSADFYLGGRYRESRYFNHVESFSGYYKYDKALGLYHSEEVLPSDDNAGVITTETASSNNHNNASSNETFQVVV, encoded by the coding sequence ATGCTTCAATTTAAAAGTCCAGGCAACTGGCTGTTCATAGTACCTTGGATTGCCTTCATCCCATGGTATGGTATGCTGATAGCTATGCTCATTTGCTGGGCTAGTCAAGGCCATCCCATATATTGGTTCATGCATACGGAGCAATTCCCTGTTTACATTTCAGATATAGGTGCCACTAACTTAAGACCACTATTCATATCGTGCGCCGGCTGGCAGGGTCTAGGATATGTAATCACTGTTGCgcttgaattttttcaaagatccGGCTACCTTCCTTTCcagttgaagaagaaagacCCCTCTATCTCTGATTCGACCTCCTATGCTGAAAAATTGCGCAGCGGTAAATACTTAATGCCTCCATACTACACAAAGGATGAACGGAATCTAATTTTTGCCGCTTTTGTTCTCGGCGGCATTGGTGAACTAGGCCTTTTATTCTGTTCCATCTTCTCAACCGCTCGATACCATCACGTCCACATTGCTATGGTCTCTGTTTTCGTCGTGTTCATGTTCCTGTCCACTTGCTGCTTGATCGCGGAGTATTTTCTCATGGGAAGACACTATGCCTCAATTCACCCCCTAGCCAGCCCTCACTTCAATCCTCAATCCTCTGAAAAAAGCTTCAATCAAGGTTATAATACCGTGGATGAGCTACCTTGGTATAAATGGGAAGGCCACATATGGAACAAATTTACCATCAGTGCGACTCTAAAAGTTATATGGTTAACCCTAGCCGTTGTTTGGGCCATTTGTTTCGGTGCTATCAATGATGGTTCCAAGAGTGCTTGTTTCGAATGGTTGCTGGCATTTTGGTTTGGTATCCTATTTATGATCCTTTCTGCCGATTTTTATTTAGGTGGAAGGTACAGAGAATCTCGCTATTTCAACCACGTGGAATCATTTTCCGGTTATTACAAGTATGACAAGGCGCTAGGCCTCTACCATAGTGAAGAAGTTTTGCCCTCGGACGATAACGCCGGCGTAATTACCACAGAAACAGCATCTTCAAATAATCACAATAACGCCTCTTCCAATGAAACCTTTCAAGTAGTAGTATGA
- the LPX2 gene encoding Lpx2p (similar to YKL050C), which translates to MSLISPFQTADVESVQTSEQITERETVRVSTLQGPLHSSEMHGVAPETPRSISDDVRKLKSIYSTYQHSGQPLSKEAIFHAKQKYGILNTPANYRTLGLGDSGSESADLAARLANKRTKGQPNDTVETAIEQKARNEAFKETFSKIPLTPPEDVPVTVNLGLKGKRDFLTRLAAQKALASSSSSVNSINEASDRSSLKKKRPSGAPLGDEFDANVVNPQHSARFKSLDLSKVLDGAERRAISRVNDRLYPQKVNFKNGLQSGNESGVSKANKEVFKKGTLEKLERSAEQFLNSHTGNERQRLNDRQYVYAKSAADAVKDLDPKTLEDPDFAAKEAQRNVYIQQVSSPMVLHEAQKLANRKLQDIDARDTYMILFGNQAYNKLAVKIALEHYSVNQEQKKKIYLGGGLWITPEEVNVVARKLISPVVNEIDERASKQRDVDKDIERRSRVLDQEYENWNFMERVKEQNDKQLLLAMESKQQREKVAKKAEGGQSYDLLVQNMNIKVQQKERELENAKKNHEHLRNELQETLSKNLLGENDELKDWNDACERDLKNSNIEHDQAVRSHFSNLRNSEKGYDELMDEHSKLQVEIKRLNASITKHKTAIHDFNARVDADGVLAAERGQQIRSERHLLDATVNDPLVISAEKAKEEAELATEECMLRELQIDEMAIIRNIKLREYERKLKKERETASRPRKDSEGLTNDSNVSRDVIVNAAATNEKTAHIGESASPKDAIKSRFLSTYNTGKDVDSSASARSVTGVSGVLDDRPETPTSNKKTELHGNDVGPHKVHQAADDIAEDSILNDKNKSSRPVADTGGSITIEQFLLSKNANKQGLSKTESGTMKNDSVVNPMGSKKEHDFAHTSDKGRRSFSGFSQGSIENDYSNEVTDDQDDQDESDIRVRDSNDSSTSPKESFFKEVI; encoded by the coding sequence ATGTCACTAATATCTCCTTTTCAAACCGCCGATGTGGAATCTGTCCAGACCTCAGAACAAATTACTGAAAGAGAGACGGTTAGAGTATCCACTTTGCAAGGGCCGCTGCACTCTTCTGAAATGCATGGCGTTGCCCCGGAAACGCCTCGCTCAATTTCAGATGACGTCCGCAAACTGAAGAGTATATATTCTACTTATCAGCACAGTGGACAACCTTTGAGTAAAGAAGCCATATTCCATGCGAAACAGAAGTATGGCATTTTGAATACTCCGGCTAATTACAGGACACTCGGTTTAGGTGACTCGGGTAGTGAATCAGCTGATCTAGCAGCCCGTTTAGCCAATAAGAGAACCAAAGGCCAACCTAATGACACTGTAGAAACAGCAATCGAACAAAAGGCGCGGAATGAGGCTTTCAAAGAAACCTTTTCGAAGATTCCATTGACCCCTCCTGAAGACGTCCCAGTGACGGTCAATTTGGGTCTCAAGGGAAAGCGAGATTTTCTAACAAGATTAGCTGCACAAAAAGCATTGGCCTCCAGTTCTTCATCAGTTAATTCTATAAATGAGGCTTCCGATCGTTctagtttgaaaaaaaaaaggccTTCCGGTGCTCCTCTTGGTGATGAGTTTGATGCAAACGTTGTTAATCCACAGCACTCTGCACGTTTCAAATCCTTGGACTTATCTAAAGTACTGGATGGAGCTGAAAGAAGAGCAATCAGTAGAGTCAATGATAGGTTGTATCCTCAAAAGGTAAACTTTAAAAACGGATTGCAGAGTGGTAACGAGAGCGGCGTATCAAAAGCTAATAAAGAGGTTTTCAAGAAAGGAACTTTGGAGAAGCTTGAACGTTCCGCTGAGCAATTCTTAAACTCTCACACTGGCAACGAAAGACAAAGACTAAATGACCGACAATATGTGTATGCAAAGAGTGCCGCCGATGCAGTAAAAGATCTTGATCCAAAGACATTGGAAGACCCGGATTTTGCTGCAAAAGAGGCACAAAGAAATGTGTATATACAGCAGGTGTCATCTCCGATGGTGCTACATGAAGCTCAAAAGCTTGCGAATAGGAAATTGCAGGATATTGACGCACGAGATACTTATATGATTCTGTTCGGTAACCAAGCTTATAATAAGCTTGCTGTCAAAATAGCTTTAGAGCACTATTCTGTTAACCAggaacaaaagaagaaaatatatttgGGTGGTGGCTTGTGGATAACTCCGGAAGAAGTTAATGTTGTGGCCAGAAAGTTAATATCACCAGTGGTAAACGAAATTGATGAACGAGCTAGTAAACAACGTGATGTTGATAAGGATATTGAAAGAAGGTCAAGAGTTCTTGATCAGGAGTATGAGAATTGGAATTTTATGGAACGTGTGAAAGAGCAAAATGACAAGCAATTATTGTTGGCGATGGAATCAAAGCAGCAACGTGAAAAAGTAGCTAAAAAGGCTGAAGGGGGGCAAAGCTATGATTTGTTGGTACAAAATATGAATATTAAAGTACAGCAGAAGGAGAGGGAACTTGAAAATGCCAAAAAGAATCACGAACATCTAAGGAACGAATTGCAGGAAACGTTGTCCAAGAACTTGTTAGGGGAGAATGATGAACTGAAAGATTGGAATGACGCATGTGAAAGGGACCTCAAAAATTCCAACATTGAACATGATCAAGCTGTCAGATCGCACTTTAGCAATTTGAGGAATTCCGAAAAAGGGTATGACGAACTTATGGATGAGCATAGCAAGCTACAGGTAGAAATTAAAAGACTTAACGCTTCAATTACTAAGCACAAAACTGCAATTCATGATTTTAACGCAAGGGTTGATGCAGATGGAGTTTTAGCAGCGGAACGGGGCCAGCAAATTCGTAGTGAGAGGCACCTTCTGGATGCTACCGTCAATGACCCTCTGGTTATTTCTGCagaaaaggcaaaagaagaagccgAATTAGCTACAGAAGAATGTATGTTAAGAGAATTGCAAATAGATGAAATGGCAATTATCAGGAATATTAAATTGCGGGAGTATGAAAGGAAGCTCAAAAAGGAGAGGGAAACAGCTTCAAGACCTAGAAAGGACAGTGAAGGGTTGACAAATGATTCTAACGTTTCTCGAGATGTTATCGTGAATGCAGCTGCTACTAATGAAAAAACGGCTCACATAGGAGAGAGTGCGTCTCCAAAAGATGCTATTAAAAGCCGGTTTCTCTCTACGTATAATACGGGAAAGGACGTTGATAGTTCTGCTAGTGCCAGGTCAGTCACTGGTGTTAGTGGTGTCTTGGACGATAGGCCTGAAACTCCAACCTCCAATAAGAAGACAGAGTTACATGGCAATGATGTGGGGCCACATAAAGTACACCAAGCAGCAGATGACATCGCTGAAGATTCCATCTTGAACGACAAGAATAAATCTTCAAGGCCAGTGGCAGATACTGGAGGCTCCATAACGATAGAGCAATTTTTATTAAGTAAGAATGCTAATAAACAAGGGCTATCTAAGACGGAGTCTGGAACAATGAAGAATGATTCTGTGGTGAACCCAATGGGGTCAAAAAAGGAGCATGATTTTGCCCATACTAGCGACAAAGGCCGTAGATCCTTCAGTGGCTTTTCCCAAGGTTCAATAGAAAACGATTATAGTAATGAAGTTACTGATGATCAGGATGATCAAGATGAATCAGACATAAGAGTTCGTGATTCTAATGATTCCAGTACCTCTCCtaaagaaagttttttcaaagaggtTATCTGA